A genomic segment from Polyangium mundeleinium encodes:
- the asd gene encoding archaetidylserine decarboxylase (Phosphatidylserine decarboxylase is synthesized as a single chain precursor. Generation of the pyruvoyl active site from a Ser is coupled to cleavage of a Gly-Ser bond between the larger (beta) and smaller (alpha chains). It is an integral membrane protein.), translating into MIATYAAAQILRVLPRERITKAVGRLCDLPMPQAVTSAVVGIYARAYRVDMAEAVTPDGGFSSFDAFFTRPLRDGARPLCPDEGALVSPADGRIDSFGIIERDGVFRVKGKDYTALDLVGDADDARRYEGGQFAIVYLSPRDYHRVHAPAGGTISLVRSFPGEYFPVNSVGEMHVPKLFSVNRRVSICIDTEAHGRVTVVMVAAMIVGRITVSGIDARDVPFGEHRLEPGYAVKRGDEIGMFHLGSTAVIFVEPGKARPWGIQGGPIRMGESLHGADSR; encoded by the coding sequence ATGATCGCTACGTACGCTGCCGCTCAGATCCTGCGTGTGCTCCCGCGCGAGCGCATTACCAAGGCCGTAGGCCGGCTTTGCGACCTCCCGATGCCCCAAGCGGTCACGTCCGCTGTGGTCGGGATCTACGCCCGCGCCTATCGTGTCGACATGGCCGAAGCCGTGACCCCCGACGGGGGCTTCTCGTCCTTCGACGCCTTCTTCACGCGCCCGTTACGCGACGGCGCGCGTCCTCTCTGCCCCGACGAGGGCGCCCTCGTCAGCCCCGCCGACGGGCGCATCGACTCGTTCGGGATCATCGAACGAGACGGAGTCTTCCGGGTGAAGGGCAAGGACTACACTGCCCTCGACCTCGTCGGCGACGCCGACGACGCGCGCCGCTACGAGGGCGGCCAGTTCGCGATCGTCTACCTGAGCCCACGCGACTACCACCGCGTGCACGCTCCCGCGGGCGGTACGATCTCGCTCGTGCGCTCGTTCCCCGGCGAGTACTTCCCGGTCAACTCGGTCGGCGAGATGCACGTGCCGAAGCTCTTCTCGGTGAACCGCCGCGTCTCGATCTGCATCGACACGGAGGCGCACGGGCGCGTCACCGTGGTGATGGTCGCCGCGATGATCGTCGGTCGTATCACGGTGAGCGGGATCGACGCGCGCGACGTTCCCTTCGGCGAGCACCGGCTCGAGCCGGGGTACGCCGTCAAGCGCGGGGACGAGATCGGCATGTTCCATCTCGGCTCGACCGCCGTCATCTTCGTCGAGCCAGGCAAGGCCCGTCCCTGGGGGATCCAGGGCGGTCCGATTCGGATGGGCGAGTCGCTGCACGGAGCAGACAGCCGATGA